The following proteins are encoded in a genomic region of Flammeovirga agarivorans:
- a CDS encoding DUF4249 domain-containing protein, whose translation MKYINLILLSFLLWSTSCEKVIDIELNDATPQVVIEAVILEGEHDFTVKVSRTAPYFDNTPSEKIENAVITLKYDDQIQDIPHIGEGEYQFPLDAKVDTEFALEVDVDGTVYTASTTLIEKIAIDSIYYEYEEGFGPREAGYIVYIKYTDPAAYSNFYRITHSLNGIYQNTSKDLQVFDDSKTNGNQVKVPVRSKTFELGDVVHLQLIHFDEPSYDYFNSLDDIISSGGGPRGGSAAPGNPLSNWSNNALGYFSAYSSDTANITITE comes from the coding sequence ATGAAATATATAAATCTTATACTGCTCTCTTTTTTACTTTGGAGTACATCCTGTGAAAAAGTTATTGATATTGAGCTCAACGATGCAACACCTCAGGTGGTTATTGAAGCGGTAATTTTAGAAGGAGAGCATGATTTCACTGTGAAAGTATCTCGAACTGCCCCTTACTTTGATAATACACCTTCAGAAAAAATAGAAAACGCTGTCATTACACTCAAGTATGATGATCAAATACAGGATATTCCACATATTGGAGAGGGGGAGTATCAATTTCCTTTAGATGCAAAAGTGGATACTGAATTTGCTCTTGAAGTCGATGTTGATGGAACAGTCTATACAGCATCCACTACTCTAATTGAAAAAATTGCTATTGATAGTATCTACTATGAATATGAAGAAGGTTTTGGCCCAAGAGAAGCAGGATATATCGTATATATCAAATACACTGACCCTGCAGCCTACTCCAACTTCTATAGAATTACACATAGTCTAAATGGTATTTATCAAAATACAAGTAAAGACCTTCAGGTGTTTGATGATAGCAAGACAAATGGTAACCAAGTGAAGGTACCAGTACGATCAAAAACTTTCGAACTGGGAGATGTGGTTCACCTTCAATTAATCCATTTTGATGAGCCTTCTTATGATTACTTTAATTCACTTGATGATATTATTAGTTCTGGCGGTGGGCCAAGGGGAGGTTCTGCTGCTCCAGGTAATCCATTGTCGAATTGGTCAAATAATGCATTAGGTTATTTTTCTGCTTATAGTTCCGATACGGCGAATATTACAATCACAGAATAA
- a CDS encoding amidase: MKSYFINLRIFLITITLLFANLTYAQNSKYSQEELAFMPASSLLELYKQLAVSPVDVVEAQKAQWEKTNGEVNATTFTYWDKALAQAEIAEQHYKDGTYRSLEGITVGLKDEHHDVGMRVTQGSLVHRNDPPKDYADPVTQKLKDAGAIFTIQCTVPELYLHFCTDTRAWGTTRNPWNNKYSVGGSSGGSGAALAAGYCTIATGSDMGGSVRIPSAFNGVYGLKPSFGTVHTDLPMSYFSGTGPMARTFEDMAMMYNVIAGPTPYSPNVMAHQQLPTNYESLEGVKVAYVLGLGILEPTNEVKTAMNNAIEALKKSGAQVDIIEIDFGMDAKELLTNFKKMAFAGPMGGQMSVYETYQDSLTKYASNFVDAAANAGYNGKDLAEVELLIKKMYHLLAEATFENGYEAVILPTLPTSHIPADFDLVDGTVEEDGRVFPGIVGGAYTIPFNLLNYCPVASVPVGLSSQNMPIGMQIVGKPYDIESVFKVAYNYSQKGIKLFEGNNTPSKKMSK, encoded by the coding sequence ATGAAAAGTTACTTTATCAATCTAAGAATATTTCTCATCACAATAACTTTATTATTTGCAAATCTTACCTATGCTCAAAATTCAAAATATTCTCAGGAAGAATTGGCTTTTATGCCTGCTTCATCATTATTAGAACTGTATAAACAATTAGCGGTTTCACCTGTAGATGTTGTTGAAGCTCAAAAAGCACAATGGGAGAAAACAAATGGAGAGGTCAATGCAACGACATTTACCTATTGGGATAAAGCCTTAGCACAAGCAGAAATTGCAGAGCAACATTATAAAGATGGAACCTACAGATCGTTAGAAGGAATTACAGTAGGTCTTAAAGATGAACATCATGATGTAGGAATGAGAGTGACACAAGGTTCGTTAGTACATAGAAATGATCCTCCAAAAGATTATGCAGATCCTGTAACACAAAAATTGAAAGATGCAGGTGCAATTTTTACTATTCAATGTACTGTTCCTGAATTATACCTTCACTTTTGTACAGATACACGCGCTTGGGGAACTACACGAAACCCTTGGAATAATAAATATTCAGTAGGAGGTTCTTCAGGAGGTTCTGGTGCGGCTTTAGCAGCTGGATACTGTACAATTGCAACAGGTTCTGATATGGGAGGTTCTGTTCGTATCCCTTCTGCTTTTAATGGTGTTTACGGTTTAAAACCTTCTTTCGGAACTGTACATACAGATTTACCAATGTCTTATTTCTCAGGTACAGGCCCAATGGCTAGAACTTTTGAAGATATGGCAATGATGTATAATGTAATTGCTGGTCCAACACCTTACTCACCAAACGTAATGGCACACCAACAACTTCCTACTAATTATGAGTCTTTAGAAGGCGTAAAAGTAGCTTATGTTTTAGGATTAGGAATATTAGAGCCAACTAACGAGGTGAAAACTGCCATGAATAATGCAATTGAGGCTTTAAAGAAAAGTGGAGCTCAAGTCGATATTATTGAAATTGATTTTGGTATGGATGCGAAAGAATTACTGACCAATTTCAAGAAAATGGCCTTTGCAGGACCAATGGGTGGACAAATGTCTGTCTATGAAACGTATCAAGATTCATTGACGAAATACGCTTCTAACTTCGTGGATGCAGCAGCGAATGCAGGTTATAATGGAAAAGACTTAGCAGAAGTGGAGTTGCTAATCAAAAAGATGTATCATCTATTAGCAGAGGCTACTTTTGAAAACGGTTATGAAGCTGTTATTTTACCAACACTTCCAACAAGTCATATTCCTGCTGATTTTGATCTTGTAGATGGAACAGTGGAAGAAGATGGTAGAGTTTTTCCTGGTATTGTAGGTGGTGCTTACACTATTCCTTTCAACCTTTTAAACTACTGCCCTGTAGCAAGTGTACCGGTTGGGTTGAGCTCACAAAATATGCCTATAGGAATGCAGATCGTAGGTAAACCTTATGATATAGAAAGTGTTTTTAAAGTAGCGTATAACTACAGTCAAAAAGGAATTAAATTATTTGAGGGCAATAATACCCCATCAAAGAAAATGTCGAAATAA